The following coding sequences lie in one Peribacillus frigoritolerans genomic window:
- a CDS encoding demethylmenaquinone methyltransferase — MEQSKEQKVHHVFEKIYGNYDKMNSLISFKQHLKWRKATMAIMNVPKGAHALDVCCGTADWTIALANEVGPEGKVVGLDFSKNMLKIGEQKVNELNLEQVSLMHGNAMELPFEDDSFDYVTIGFGLRNVPDYMKVLKELNRVAKPGGMIVCLDTSQPTMLGFKQGYYFYFRFIMPMFGKLFAKSYSEYSWLQESARDFPGMKKLENMFKQAGMENVSYKAHFGGVAATHFGYKPSK, encoded by the coding sequence ATGGAGCAGTCTAAAGAGCAAAAAGTTCATCATGTCTTTGAAAAGATCTACGGAAATTATGACAAGATGAATTCCCTCATCAGCTTTAAACAGCATCTTAAATGGCGGAAGGCTACAATGGCCATCATGAATGTCCCAAAAGGCGCCCATGCACTGGATGTATGCTGTGGAACAGCGGACTGGACCATTGCCCTTGCTAATGAAGTAGGACCAGAAGGAAAGGTTGTTGGTCTGGATTTTAGTAAGAACATGCTGAAAATCGGCGAACAAAAGGTAAATGAACTCAATCTGGAGCAAGTGTCCCTGATGCATGGGAATGCAATGGAGCTTCCTTTTGAGGACGATAGCTTTGACTATGTCACGATCGGTTTCGGGCTGCGGAATGTCCCCGATTACATGAAAGTGCTTAAAGAGTTAAACCGGGTAGCCAAGCCGGGTGGAATGATCGTTTGCCTGGATACTTCACAGCCTACGATGCTTGGCTTTAAACAGGGCTATTATTTTTATTTCCGTTTCATCATGCCCATGTTTGGCAAATTATTCGCAAAAAGCTATAGCGAATACTCATGGCTGCAGGAATCGGCTCGGGATTTCCCTGGCATGAAAAAGCTTGAAAACATGTTCAAGCAGGCGGGAATGGAAAATGTCAGTTATAAGGCCCATTTCGGTGGGGTAGCAGCAACACATTTCGGGTACAAGCCTTCAAAATAA
- a CDS encoding heptaprenyl diphosphate synthase component 1, whose amino-acid sequence MLNITDDIRQLKRLIETKAQHPYLLKYIQKPSLDEDKLILLWGLFNDLDVLSEKRNQYIISTMLVQIALDTHEIVSNSGEGTELPEVLKNRQLQVLAGDYYSGLYYQVLASVGNVDMIRILSSAIKKINDNKIILYQQGSINDVPTLLMTIKAIEASLIHKLADYYNEPAWIEIAEDLLLLKRLHAEKNSYMESGQSIVFDVLREMPLDDSIGGEVTISEKEEQVRTQFDKCLRDTRQSVQCSMRKLAKLDDELLERVKAILEQTESIANSYVKEG is encoded by the coding sequence TTGTTAAACATAACGGACGACATAAGGCAATTAAAGCGATTAATAGAAACGAAAGCTCAACATCCATATTTATTGAAGTATATACAAAAGCCAAGCTTGGACGAAGATAAACTGATATTGCTTTGGGGATTGTTTAACGATTTGGACGTTTTAAGCGAAAAACGAAATCAATACATCATTTCAACCATGTTAGTGCAAATAGCTCTGGATACCCATGAAATCGTCTCGAATTCAGGAGAAGGAACCGAGTTGCCCGAGGTATTGAAAAATCGTCAATTACAAGTGCTTGCCGGTGATTACTATAGTGGCTTATATTATCAAGTGCTTGCCAGTGTAGGTAATGTTGATATGATCCGTATACTTTCGAGCGCGATAAAAAAAATAAATGACAATAAAATCATTCTTTACCAACAAGGGTCCATTAATGATGTCCCAACGCTTTTAATGACGATCAAAGCGATCGAGGCTTCGCTGATTCATAAACTGGCGGATTACTATAATGAGCCTGCCTGGATAGAAATAGCGGAAGATCTGCTGCTTTTAAAACGGTTGCATGCCGAGAAGAACAGTTATATGGAGTCGGGGCAATCGATAGTTTTTGATGTCCTAAGGGAAATGCCTCTCGATGACTCGATTGGCGGGGAAGTTACCATTTCGGAAAAAGAAGAACAGGTACGCACCCAATTCGACAAGTGCCTGAGGGATACCAGGCAATCCGTACAGTGCTCGATGCGGAAGCTGGCAAAGTTGGATGATGAACTTCTGGAAAGAGTGAAGGCCATCTTGGAACAAACAGAGAGTATAGCAAATTCATATGTGAAAGAAGGGTGA
- the mtrB gene encoding trp RNA-binding attenuation protein MtrB: MNEKKILNDFVVIKAIEDSVNVIGLTRGTDTKFHHSEKLDSGEVMIAQFTEHTSAIKIRGHAKVYTPFGEIESDSKKNSPEK, translated from the coding sequence ATGAATGAAAAAAAGATCTTGAATGATTTTGTCGTAATCAAAGCCATTGAGGATAGTGTGAACGTCATCGGGTTGACAAGGGGAACGGACACCAAGTTTCATCACTCCGAAAAACTAGACTCAGGAGAGGTGATGATCGCACAATTCACGGAACATACCTCGGCAATTAAAATCAGGGGCCATGCAAAAGTCTATACTCCATTCGGAGAGATAGAAAGTGATTCCAAAAAGAATTCACCTGAGAAATGA
- the folE gene encoding GTP cyclohydrolase I FolE: MANVDHAKLEEAVKMLLEAVGEDPTREGLLDTPGRVARMYEEIFSGLNQDPKEYFDTVFGEDHEELVLVKDIPFYSVCEHHLVPFYGKAHVAYIPKNGKVTGLSKLARAVEAVSKRPQLQERITSTVADSIMEKLEPHGVMVVVEAEHMCMTMRGVKKPGSKTVTSAVRGTFAKDHRTRAEVLAFIKD, encoded by the coding sequence ATGGCTAATGTTGATCATGCCAAATTGGAAGAAGCGGTTAAAATGCTTCTTGAGGCTGTAGGGGAAGACCCAACGAGGGAAGGACTGCTGGATACTCCTGGCCGTGTAGCCAGAATGTATGAAGAAATTTTCTCTGGACTTAATCAGGATCCAAAGGAATATTTCGATACTGTTTTTGGAGAGGACCATGAAGAACTCGTACTTGTAAAGGATATTCCATTTTACTCAGTATGTGAACATCATTTAGTCCCTTTTTATGGGAAAGCCCATGTAGCATATATTCCGAAAAACGGAAAAGTGACTGGCTTAAGTAAATTGGCACGGGCAGTAGAGGCTGTATCGAAGCGTCCGCAACTTCAAGAGCGCATCACTTCCACAGTTGCTGACTCGATAATGGAAAAGCTCGAGCCTCATGGTGTAATGGTTGTAGTAGAGGCTGAACATATGTGCATGACCATGCGAGGTGTAAAAAAACCTGGATCTAAAACAGTGACTTCAGCTGTAAGGGGAACGTTTGCGAAGGATCATCGTACTAGAGCTGAAGTGCTGGCATTCATTAAAGACTAA
- a CDS encoding HU family DNA-binding protein, which translates to MNKTELINEVVTATEISKKDATKAVDAVFDTILEALKNGDKVQLIGFGNFEVRERAARKGRNPQTGDEIEIAASKVPAFKPGKALKDAVK; encoded by the coding sequence ATGAACAAAACAGAATTAATTAATGAAGTTGTTACAGCAACTGAAATTTCTAAGAAAGACGCTACAAAAGCTGTTGATGCTGTTTTTGATACAATCTTAGAAGCTCTAAAAAACGGTGATAAAGTCCAATTGATTGGTTTTGGTAACTTTGAAGTTCGTGAACGTGCGGCTCGTAAAGGCCGTAACCCACAAACTGGTGACGAAATCGAAATTGCAGCTAGCAAAGTGCCAGCTTTCAAACCCGGTAAAGCGCTGAAAGATGCAGTGAAGTAA
- the spoIVA gene encoding stage IV sporulation protein A has translation MEKVDIFKDIAERTGGDIYLGVVGAVRTGKSTFIKKFMELVVIPNIPSEADRARAQDELPQSAAGKTIMTTEPKFVPNQAASIQVAEGLDVNIRLVDCVGYTIPGAKGYEDENGPRMIHTPWYEEPIPFNEAAEIGTRKVIQDHSTLGVVVTTDGSIGEIPRSDYLEAEERVVEELKEVGKPFIMIVNSVQPHHPNTIALKESLQEKYDIPVLAMSVEGMRESDVYSVLREALYEFPVLEVNVNLPSWVMVLREDHWLRESYQEAVKETVKDIKRLRDVDRVVGHFNEFEFIDRAALAGIEMGQGVAEIDLYAPDELYDDILKEIVGVEIRGKDHLLSLMQDFAYAKAEYDQVADALRMVKQTGYGVAAPSLNDMSLDEPEIIRQGARFGVRLKAVAPSIHMIKVDVESEFSPIIGTEKQSEELVRYLMQDFEDNPLSIWNSDIFGRSLSSYVREGIQVKLAMMPDNARYKLKETLERIINEGSGGLIAIIL, from the coding sequence TTGGAAAAGGTAGATATTTTTAAAGATATAGCTGAACGGACCGGTGGCGACATATATTTGGGGGTGGTCGGTGCCGTCAGGACGGGGAAATCCACATTTATTAAAAAATTCATGGAGCTAGTCGTCATTCCGAATATTCCGTCAGAGGCGGACCGCGCAAGGGCACAGGATGAATTGCCTCAAAGTGCTGCTGGAAAGACGATCATGACGACGGAACCCAAATTCGTACCGAACCAGGCAGCATCGATTCAAGTGGCTGAAGGTCTCGACGTGAATATTCGTTTAGTTGATTGTGTCGGTTATACAATACCTGGGGCTAAAGGGTATGAAGATGAAAATGGTCCCCGCATGATTCACACGCCTTGGTATGAAGAGCCGATTCCGTTCAATGAAGCGGCTGAGATCGGTACTCGCAAAGTAATTCAGGATCATTCCACATTAGGCGTGGTCGTTACGACGGATGGGTCGATAGGAGAAATTCCGCGAAGTGATTATTTAGAGGCCGAGGAAAGGGTTGTCGAAGAATTGAAGGAGGTTGGCAAGCCATTTATCATGATTGTCAATTCCGTTCAGCCTCACCACCCGAATACGATAGCCCTGAAGGAATCCCTGCAGGAAAAGTATGATATCCCTGTATTGGCGATGAGTGTCGAAGGAATGCGGGAATCGGATGTTTACAGCGTACTCCGCGAGGCCCTGTACGAATTCCCAGTTCTCGAGGTCAATGTAAATCTTCCGAGCTGGGTAATGGTTCTGCGCGAGGATCATTGGTTAAGGGAAAGTTACCAGGAAGCGGTTAAAGAGACCGTCAAGGACATTAAACGCCTGAGGGATGTAGATCGTGTAGTCGGTCATTTCAATGAATTCGAGTTCATTGACCGTGCAGCGCTTGCAGGCATTGAGATGGGGCAGGGTGTTGCAGAGATCGACCTATACGCCCCTGATGAACTCTATGATGATATTCTGAAGGAAATTGTCGGTGTGGAGATTCGGGGCAAGGATCATCTATTATCTTTAATGCAGGACTTTGCGTATGCCAAAGCAGAGTATGATCAGGTGGCCGATGCATTGAGAATGGTCAAACAAACAGGATATGGTGTCGCAGCCCCTTCCCTTAACGATATGAGTCTTGATGAACCGGAAATCATCCGTCAGGGAGCCAGGTTCGGTGTCAGGCTGAAAGCCGTAGCTCCTTCCATCCATATGATCAAGGTCGATGTCGAATCAGAATTCTCGCCAATCATCGGTACTGAAAAACAAAGTGAAGAATTAGTCCGGTATCTGATGCAGGATTTCGAAGACAATCCACTTTCCATTTGGAACTCAGATATTTTTGGCAGAAGCCTAAGTTCCTATGTAAGGGAAGGCATACAGGTGAAATTAGCGATGATGCCTGACAATGCCCGCTACAAATTGAAAGAAACACTGGAAAGGATTATTAATGAGGGCAGTGGGGGATTGATTGCCATCATCTTATAA